A portion of the Aquila chrysaetos chrysaetos chromosome 4, bAquChr1.4, whole genome shotgun sequence genome contains these proteins:
- the LOC115340043 gene encoding LOW QUALITY PROTEIN: endogenous retrovirus group V member 2 Env polyprotein-like (The sequence of the model RefSeq protein was modified relative to this genomic sequence to represent the inferred CDS: substituted 1 base at 1 genomic stop codon), with protein MELPFLGVPTTNWTSLIKDGPDRNGLCLYGKGNTQRGPSFDLEVPDPKEVLITGRCLNITDNIWGDMDNCSLAENLGTFDKGKLERLGLNLTISLYYIRKPKKGPEKKGQEQDRRETHLGPRCNTGPGYWWLCGDGRARKSLPQNWKGHCVRGYLAPQISIFEGASPPRGFLRTPWLRVKRTENPLIIRGTRYHSFVRXLIPSLGVSELEKAIVNISATLEVIEKATIDAIQGLQLEIQSLSKVVLQNRMGLDMLLAKEGGLCVVINQTCCTYINQNQRIETDLEEIWEKTRILHEASQDDTSWDLTDILEKLTSWLPDLTWLKQLFVTIIIIILFSVVLGIVVRCGFLCCRSTGVSYSEWKKNQLRRKLETNKYFEKMLDREIMY; from the coding sequence ATGGAACTCCCCTTTCTAGGAGTCCCAACCACAAACTGGACATCTCTTATTAAAGATGGGCCAGACAGGAATGGATTATGCCtttatggaaagggaaatacCCAGCGGGGACCCAGCTTTGATCTGGAGGTACCTGACCCTAAAGAGGTCTTAATTACTGGCCGTTGCTTAAATATTACTGATAATATTTGGGGAGACATGGATAATTGTAGCCTTGCAGAAAATCTGGGAacttttgataaaggaaaattagaacgTCTTGGACTGAACTTAACTATCAGTTTATATTATATCCGGAAACCAAAGAAGGGGCCAGAAAAGAAGGGGCAAGAACAAGACAGAAGGGAGACACATCTCGGTCCAAGATGCAACACAGGGCCCGGATACTGGTGGCTctgtggggatggcagggccAGAAAGAGTTTACCCCAGAACTGGAAGGGACACTGTGTTCGGGGGTACCTTGCACCTCAGATCAGTATATTCGAGGGAGCTTCGCCTCCCCGAGGGTTTTTGAGAACACCTTGGCTCCGTGTAAAACGGACTGAAAACCCACTAATTATTCGAGGTACTAGGTACCATAGTTTTGTCCGATAGCTAATCCCCTCTTTAGGGGTAAGCGAGTTGGAGAAAGCTATCGTGAATATATCTGCTACATTAGAGGTTATAGAAAAAGCTACAATTGATGCAATTCAAGGGCTGCAACTGGAAATACAATCCCTAAGTAAAGTAGTACTCCAAAATAGAATGGGATTGGACatgcttttagcaaaagaagGGGGCTTATGTGTAGTTATAAACCAAACCTGCTGTACCTATATCAATCAAAACCAACGAATTGAAACAGATCTTGAAGAGATATGGGAAAAGACTAGAATACTACATGAAGCTTCCCAAGATGACACTTCTTGGGACTTGACagacatattagaaaaattaacctCCTGGTTGCCAGATTTGACATGGTTGAAGCAATTGTTTGTCACTATAATAATCATTATTCTCTTCTCTGTGGTTCTTGGCATAGTGGTTCGATGTGGCTTTTTGTGCTGTAGGAGTACAGGAGTCTCttacagtgaatggaaaaagaatcagttacgACGAAAACTCGAGACcaacaaatactttgagaaGATGCTAGATAGGGAGATAATGTATTAG